A genomic window from Gossypium hirsutum isolate 1008001.06 chromosome D10, Gossypium_hirsutum_v2.1, whole genome shotgun sequence includes:
- the LOC107914006 gene encoding ABC transporter I family member 11, chloroplastic, whose amino-acid sequence MAAFTFTASSLFGSRITEPLTLISSKSPSMLNFKRTPIIKISCDYSCLEVKDIHYRPPGTQINLLNGVSFSLPEKSFGLIFGQSGSGKTTLLQLLAGLSKPTSGSIFIQSYTDDGKPTQSPKSLVPERVGIVFQFPERYFVADNVLDEVTFGWPRQRGGPQLKEHLVLNLQRAFNWVGLNGVSLDKDPHSLSGGYKRRLALAVQLAQVPDLLILDEPLAGLDWKARADVVKLLKHLKKELTILVVSHDLKELEELVDRSWRMEMGGFLREEHLVV is encoded by the exons ATGGCGGCTTTTACTTTCACAGCGTCTTCTTTATTCGGTTCCAGAATTACCGAGCCATTAACCTTAATCTCCTCGAAATCGCCATCCAT gttGAACTTCAAAAGAACTCCAATCATTAAAATCTCATGTGATTACTCTTGCTTGGAA GTTAAGGATATTCATTATCGACCTCCAGGGACTCAGATTAACCTTTTGAATGGAGTTAGCTTTTCACTTCCGGAGAAAAG CTTTGGCTTAATTTTTGGACAGAGTGGAAGTGGAAAAACTACGCTCTTGCAG CTACTTGCAGGATTGAGCAAACCAACGTCAGGCTCTATTTTTATTCAGAGTTATACAGATGATGGCAAACCAACTCAATCTCCGAAATCATTAGTTCCAGAAAGAGTTGGTATTGTGTTCCAGTTTCCAGAGAG GTATTTTGTAGCGGACAATGTGCTTGACGAAGTTACATTTGGCTGGCCAAGGCAAAGGGGTGGACCTCAATTGAAGGAGCATCTGGTATTAAATCTCCAAAGAGCGTTTAATTGG GTTGGATTGAATGGTGTCTCCTTGGATAAAGATCCTCACTCATTAAGTGGTGGTTACAAACGACGGCTTGCTCTTGCAGTTCAATTA GCACAAGTCCCTGACTTATTAATATTGGATGAGCCTCTCGCTGGTCTTG ATTGGAAGGCACGTGCAGATGTTGTTAAACTTTTGAAGCATCTGAAGAAAGAATTAACCATACTTGTTGTCAGTCATGATCTCAA AGAGCTAGAAGAGTTAGTTGATCGATCTTGGAGGATGGAAATGGGTGGATTTCTGAGGGAAGAGCATCTAGTGGTTTAG